Below is a genomic region from Acidobacteriota bacterium.
GGCGCTGGCCGCGGTGCGCGGCCACGAGGCGGTGGTGCGCCTGCTGCTGGACCGGGGGGCCGAGCCCGACGCCAGCACCGGGCGGGAGCGCCTGACCGCGCTGATGTGCGCCGCCGCCAACGGGCATGCCGGCGTGGCGCGGCTCCTGCTGGACCGGGGCGCGGCGGTGGACGCCGCCAGCCGGGACGGCTACACCGCCCTGATGCTCGCCGCCGGGTATGGCCGGCTGGAGACGGTGGGCATCCTGCTGGGCGCCGGCGCATCCGTCGCCGCCGCTACGCAGACCGGCTGGACCGCGCTCATGTCCGCCGCCGGCTCCGGGCACGCGGCTGTCGTGGACCGCCTCATCACCGCAGGCGCCGACGTCAACGCCTGGACCCGGGACAGTGGCACCACGCCGCTGCTCTGCGCCGTGGGCAACGGCCACGCGGCGGTGGTCCGGCTGCTCCTGGCCCGGGGCGCCAATGCGGCCCTCGCCGATTCCGCCGGCGTAACCGCCGCGGCGCTCGCCCGCCGGCTGGAGCACGCGGAGATCGCGCGGCTGCTGGCGGCGGAGACCACCGCGGCGGCCGGCCGCCGCCCGCTGCCGCAGCCTGACCCCGTGGACCCCGGCCGCGGCTTCGCCCATTGACGGACCCGTCGCCGGCCACCCGCATCATATAATGGAAGCGGCGCCTCGCCCGCGGCGGCGGGGCGCCGTGTCCGCACACCGACTGATCGGAGGCATGGCGATGATGCACACCGGTGAATGGCGTCTGGAACGGGACTCCCTGGGCGAGGTGCGCGTCCCCGCCGACGCGCTCTACGGCGCCCAGACCCAGCGGGCGGTGGACAACTTCCCCGTCAGCGGCCTGCGCTTTCCGCGCCCCTTCATCCGGGCGCTGGGCCTCATCAAGCTGGCCGCAGCCGAGGCCAACGCCGCGCTCGGCCTCCTGCCGCCGGAGCCGGCCGCCGCCATCGGCACCGCCGCCCGTGAGGTGGCCGACGGCCGGTGGGACAGCCAGTTCCCCGTGGACGTCTTCCAGACCGGCTCGGGCACGTCCACCAACATGAACGCCAACGAGGTGATCGCCGCCCGGGCGCGGCAACTGCTGGGCGACACCGCCGGTCCGCGCGCCGTCCACCCCAACGACCACGTGAACATGGGCCAGTCGTCCAACGACGTCATCCCCGCCGCCATCCACGTCGCCGCCTTCGAGCAGGCCGCCGGCGGGCTGCTGCCGGCGCTGCGCCACCTGCGCGACGTCCTCGACCGGCGCGCCGCGGCGCTCGACGACGTGGTGAAAACCGGCCGCACCCATCTCATGGACGCCATGCCCGTGCGGCTGGGGCAGGAGATCGGCGCCTGGTCCAGCCAGGTGCACCACGCCATCGTCCGGGTTGAGGCGGTCCTGCCCCGGCTGGCGGAGTTGGCGCTGGGG
It encodes:
- a CDS encoding ankyrin repeat domain-containing protein — protein: ALAAVRGHEAVVRLLLDRGAEPDASTGRERLTALMCAAANGHAGVARLLLDRGAAVDAASRDGYTALMLAAGYGRLETVGILLGAGASVAAATQTGWTALMSAAGSGHAAVVDRLITAGADVNAWTRDSGTTPLLCAVGNGHAAVVRLLLARGANAALADSAGVTAAALARRLEHAEIARLLAAETTAAAGRRPLPQPDPVDPGRGFAH